In Actinomycetota bacterium, the following proteins share a genomic window:
- a CDS encoding PQQ-dependent sugar dehydrogenase: MDRRTGLVVAAALVVVVGALIAVVVTRRDAPPPAATTTGAPTATAPGAAPTPATTPASPAPAQPATVAVTTTVVAEGIAAPWGLAFVGDERAYVTEQDSGRVLELPPGGPPRQVHQFSVDAAGEGGLLGVAASPSFARDGLLYAYYTAANDNRVVRFEPGGDAEPILTGIPKATIHNGGRIAFGPDDMLYIGTGDASVGEWAQDRSSLAGKVLRITPDGRIPDDNPFDGSPVYSLGHRNVQGLAWDGDGQLYAAEFGPDRDDEVNRIQPAGNYGWPMVTGRAGRDGLIDPVFVRQPADASWSGAAFLVDGAIPQWDGDLFLAALRGQRLWRVSLTDAEPSAEPLLVGEFGRLRQVVQAPDGSLWVATSNRDGYGDPRPGDDRIIRLGPRTDRREGPGGVATCPHRSNRCANATDRRFTEATAARRGGGPRRRRWRRRVARSVRCRPGR; the protein is encoded by the coding sequence GTGGATCGCCGCACCGGGCTGGTGGTGGCCGCTGCGCTGGTCGTGGTCGTCGGGGCGCTGATCGCCGTCGTGGTGACCAGGAGGGACGCACCTCCGCCGGCCGCCACCACGACCGGCGCGCCAACCGCGACCGCACCCGGCGCAGCCCCCACGCCTGCGACCACTCCCGCCAGCCCCGCCCCCGCGCAGCCAGCGACGGTGGCGGTCACGACCACGGTCGTGGCGGAGGGGATCGCTGCGCCGTGGGGGTTGGCGTTCGTCGGTGACGAGAGGGCCTACGTCACCGAACAGGACTCCGGCCGGGTCCTGGAGCTGCCGCCGGGAGGACCGCCCCGTCAGGTCCACCAGTTCTCGGTCGACGCCGCCGGGGAGGGGGGACTGCTGGGGGTGGCGGCGTCACCGTCGTTCGCTCGGGACGGCCTGTTGTACGCCTACTACACGGCCGCGAACGACAACCGGGTGGTGCGCTTCGAGCCCGGCGGCGACGCCGAACCGATCCTGACCGGCATCCCCAAGGCCACGATCCACAACGGCGGGCGGATCGCATTCGGACCCGATGACATGCTCTACATCGGCACGGGCGACGCGTCCGTGGGCGAATGGGCACAGGACCGCTCCTCGCTGGCCGGGAAGGTCCTGCGGATCACGCCCGACGGCCGGATCCCCGACGACAACCCGTTCGACGGCTCCCCGGTGTACTCGTTGGGGCACCGCAACGTCCAGGGCCTGGCATGGGACGGCGACGGGCAGCTGTACGCGGCGGAGTTCGGGCCCGACCGTGACGACGAGGTCAACCGCATCCAGCCGGCGGGGAACTACGGCTGGCCGATGGTCACCGGCAGGGCGGGACGCGACGGGCTGATCGATCCGGTGTTCGTCCGCCAGCCGGCGGACGCGTCCTGGTCGGGCGCGGCGTTCCTGGTCGATGGTGCCATCCCGCAGTGGGACGGCGACCTGTTCCTGGCGGCGCTGCGTGGCCAACGGCTCTGGCGGGTCTCGCTCACCGACGCCGAGCCGTCCGCGGAGCCGTTGCTCGTCGGGGAGTTCGGGCGGCTCCGCCAGGTTGTGCAGGCCCCAGACGGCTCGCTGTGGGTGGCGACCAGCAACCGTGACGGCTACGGCGACCCGCGCCCCGGCGACGACCGGATCATCCGCCTCGGGCCGAGAACCGACCGACGCGAGGGGCCAGGTGGCGTGGCGACATGTCCTCACCGGTCGAACCGGTGCGCGAACGCGACCGACCGCCGGTTCACCGAAGCGACGGCAGCCAGGCGGGGCGGTGGTCCTCGAAGGCGTCGATGGCGTCGGCGTGTTGCGAGGTCAGTCCGATGTCGTCCAGGCCGTTGA
- the leuD gene encoding 3-isopropylmalate dehydratase small subunit, producing MKQVTRVVGTVCPLDRADVDTDQIIPKQFLKRIDRRGFGPFAFWGWRYDEDGEPVADFPMNRPEHRDASILLSGPNFGCGSSREHAVWALDDAGFEAIIAPSCADIFRTNCTKVGVLTVELPGGVVRQLFDLVADDPTVTVTIDLRAQTVSAPGLDTSSFDVDPHVKHRLLNGLDDIGLTSQHADAIDAFEDHRPAWLPSLR from the coding sequence GTGAAGCAGGTGACGCGCGTCGTGGGCACGGTGTGCCCGCTCGACCGGGCCGACGTCGACACCGACCAGATCATCCCCAAGCAGTTCCTCAAGCGCATCGACCGTCGCGGGTTCGGTCCGTTCGCGTTCTGGGGTTGGCGCTACGACGAGGACGGCGAACCGGTCGCGGACTTCCCGATGAACCGGCCGGAGCACCGCGACGCCTCGATCCTGCTGTCCGGACCCAACTTCGGCTGCGGATCGTCACGGGAGCACGCCGTGTGGGCGCTCGATGATGCCGGCTTCGAGGCGATCATCGCCCCCAGCTGCGCCGACATCTTCCGGACCAACTGCACCAAGGTCGGCGTCCTCACCGTCGAGCTCCCCGGCGGTGTGGTCCGCCAGCTGTTCGACCTGGTCGCCGACGACCCGACGGTCACGGTCACGATCGACCTGCGGGCACAGACGGTGAGCGCACCCGGTCTGGACACCAGCAGCTTCGACGTCGATCCCCACGTCAAGCACCGGCTCCTCAACGGCCTGGACGACATCGGACTGACCTCGCAACACGCCGACGCCATCGACGCCTTCGAGGACCACCGCCCCGCCTGGCTGCCGTCGCTTCGGTGA
- the leuC gene encoding 3-isopropylmalate dehydratase large subunit, whose translation MSAPRTLVDKIWDEHLVRTSNAGAGPDLLYVDLHLVHEVTSPQAFEGLRQAGRTVRRPDLTVATMDHNVPTDPDVVRGRLPVADEMSRTQMDVLARNCEEFGIRLFPMGSRNQGIVHVIGPELGLTQPGMVIVCGDSHTATHGAFGALAFGIGTSEVEHVLATQTLPQNPPKTMAVEVVGSLPRGVTAKDVILGIINRIGVDGGIGHVIEYRGQIIRGFSMEERMTVCNMSIEGGARAGLVAPDETTFAWLKDRPYAPSGEGWDRAVAHWRTLVTDDGATFDRVVTIDAAGLEPFVTWGTTPAQSVPVTGRVPRPDDAPDAATAEQWQRALTYMGLDGGEAIVGLPIDRVFIGSCTNARLGDLRVAAEVVAGRRVADGVRAMVVPGSGLVKAAAEAEGLDRIFVEAGFEWREPGCSMCLGMNPDVLGPGERCASTSNRNFEGRQGAGGRTHLVSPQMAAAAALMGRFVDVREAVSDVGASA comes from the coding sequence TTGAGCGCCCCACGCACGCTGGTCGACAAGATCTGGGACGAGCACCTGGTCCGCACGTCGAACGCCGGTGCCGGCCCGGACCTGCTGTACGTCGATCTGCATCTGGTGCACGAGGTGACCAGCCCCCAGGCCTTCGAGGGGCTGCGCCAGGCTGGCCGCACGGTGCGCCGGCCCGATCTCACGGTCGCGACGATGGACCACAACGTCCCCACCGACCCCGACGTCGTCCGTGGGCGCCTCCCGGTGGCCGACGAGATGTCGCGGACCCAGATGGATGTCCTGGCGCGGAACTGCGAGGAGTTCGGCATCCGGCTGTTCCCGATGGGGTCTCGCAACCAGGGCATCGTCCACGTCATCGGCCCCGAGTTGGGCCTGACCCAGCCGGGCATGGTGATCGTCTGCGGTGACTCGCACACCGCGACCCATGGGGCGTTCGGGGCGTTGGCGTTCGGCATCGGCACCAGCGAGGTCGAGCACGTCCTGGCCACTCAGACCCTGCCTCAGAACCCGCCCAAGACCATGGCGGTGGAGGTGGTGGGGTCGCTCCCGCGCGGGGTGACCGCCAAGGACGTGATCCTGGGCATCATCAACCGGATCGGCGTGGACGGCGGGATCGGTCACGTCATCGAGTACCGCGGACAGATCATCCGCGGCTTCTCGATGGAGGAACGCATGACCGTGTGCAACATGTCGATCGAGGGTGGCGCGCGCGCCGGCCTGGTCGCCCCGGACGAGACCACGTTCGCGTGGCTGAAGGACCGGCCGTACGCGCCCTCCGGGGAGGGCTGGGACCGTGCCGTCGCGCACTGGCGGACCCTGGTCACCGACGACGGCGCGACGTTCGACCGCGTGGTGACCATCGACGCGGCCGGCCTCGAACCGTTCGTGACCTGGGGGACCACACCGGCCCAGTCGGTCCCGGTGACGGGGCGGGTCCCGCGGCCCGACGATGCGCCGGATGCCGCGACCGCCGAGCAGTGGCAGCGTGCGCTGACCTACATGGGTCTGGACGGCGGCGAGGCGATCGTCGGCCTGCCGATCGATCGGGTGTTCATCGGGTCGTGCACGAACGCGCGTCTGGGTGACCTGCGGGTCGCAGCCGAGGTCGTAGCGGGACGGCGGGTCGCCGATGGCGTCCGCGCGATGGTCGTGCCGGGGTCGGGGCTGGTGAAGGCGGCGGCCGAGGCCGAGGGCCTCGATCGGATCTTCGTCGAGGCGGGCTTCGAGTGGCGTGAGCCCGGCTGCTCGATGTGCCTGGGGATGAACCCGGACGTACTCGGACCCGGTGAACGGTGCGCCTCCACATCCAACCGCAACTTCGAGGGCCGACAGGGCGCGGGAGGACGCACCCACCTGGTGTCGCCGCAGATGGCCGCCGCCGCCGCGCTGATGGGACGGTTCGTGGACGTCCGTGAGGCGGTCAGCGACGTGGGTGCATCCGCGTGA